Proteins from a single region of Acidianus ambivalens:
- a CDS encoding RNA-protein complex protein Nop10, producing MTWLIRKCPVDGTYTFQEKCPKCNTPTIVPHPPRFSPEDKYVKYRIEAKKGIKLNC from the coding sequence ATGACTTGGCTAATAAGAAAATGCCCAGTAGACGGTACTTATACTTTCCAAGAAAAATGTCCTAAATGTAATACCCCGACTATAGTGCCTCATCCCCCACGATTTTCTCCAGAAGATAAATACGTAAAATACAGAATAGAAGCCAAAAAAGGTATTAAATTAAATTGCTAA
- a CDS encoding STT3 domain-containing protein, with translation MQSTKTLTRILERTNIIDTLVVSGIALISILIRSLSTQYPLGINGFDSWYLFYNALLIAQAHGNWYAVPPDVHAWFPWGFFIELGDTIGLPFIVALLSLPFYSTYGANAVYTVTLFLYVALAGLGVAAAYVAVSGLTKSRIGGFVAAAIIAVSPALTVKNIVGGLPKTSWGGVFVLFSIYLLNYAIEKKKPIYGAFAGVPLFLAEVSWGGSTYIDLSLLAGAFLLILLNRNNEETAKAFTLMAIVTAFLTSWAPNSIGFLSGLAHGLSLLIIGALLFLDLYLKNILPKEILDSRALIITASAVFIFVVAIVGLSFLGVTPIPSRYYAIVNPFYQVTVPIDKTVAEYIPQPITSMITDFGIALFLSVIGMYYLIRESNLAGLWLLVLGVISIYGTSEQPYLFNYTAYMIAPLAGAGVFYIIDKTKEYKAKIIPIFVLSLVGISLVADAGAAITMSNVPNEIVTSASPYPIINYAWVSALDWINQKTCPHAFILSWWDYGYWEEVIGNRSVIAENNTLNGTQIKLMAEMFLNNETFAATVLEKDFHLYPYGNPNYTIPVYIVAYDAVTSVNSSSGEEWYIGYPSDLGGEFLGYTTSLGDIGKAMGAMTVIAGYPINEYLNTSLITSEISYLNSTLGSIAQYDPSVATELNELSSIIGQAYPLAWTPKAYNSLIVNMFVEALEGTGYPVIAPFSSKLEFSISGLQTTPGTPFPEIHMVYFQPVYVALFPWVKGPNYETYIMVMIYQFVQPGTVIPECVYYG, from the coding sequence ATGCAGTCTACAAAAACGCTAACAAGGATTTTAGAGCGTACAAATATTATTGATACTCTCGTAGTTTCAGGAATAGCACTAATTTCAATTTTAATAAGGTCATTAAGCACTCAATATCCTTTAGGAATCAACGGGTTCGACTCTTGGTACTTATTTTATAACGCCTTATTAATTGCTCAAGCACACGGTAATTGGTATGCAGTACCCCCAGATGTTCATGCATGGTTCCCTTGGGGATTTTTCATAGAATTAGGTGATACAATAGGATTACCGTTTATTGTTGCACTTCTTTCTCTGCCTTTCTATTCTACTTATGGTGCTAACGCAGTATATACTGTTACCTTATTCCTATATGTTGCACTTGCTGGTTTAGGAGTAGCAGCAGCTTATGTTGCTGTTTCTGGACTAACTAAAAGCAGGATAGGCGGTTTTGTAGCTGCAGCAATAATAGCTGTATCTCCAGCTTTAACTGTTAAGAACATAGTCGGTGGATTGCCAAAGACTTCATGGGGAGGAGTATTCGTATTATTTTCAATATATCTACTAAATTATGCTATTGAGAAAAAGAAACCAATTTATGGAGCATTTGCAGGAGTGCCTCTATTTTTAGCTGAAGTATCATGGGGAGGATCTACATATATTGATTTAAGCTTGTTAGCTGGAGCTTTCCTACTAATCTTACTTAATAGGAACAATGAAGAGACTGCAAAAGCTTTTACTCTCATGGCAATAGTTACTGCGTTCTTAACCTCTTGGGCGCCAAATAGTATTGGATTCCTTTCAGGATTAGCTCACGGGCTTTCATTGTTAATAATTGGTGCACTACTATTTCTAGACCTTTATTTGAAGAATATCTTACCTAAGGAAATTTTAGATTCTAGAGCATTAATAATAACTGCAAGTGCAGTATTCATATTTGTAGTAGCAATAGTAGGTCTCTCATTTTTAGGTGTAACGCCAATTCCTTCAAGATACTATGCAATAGTTAATCCATTCTATCAAGTTACTGTACCTATTGATAAGACTGTAGCAGAATATATACCGCAGCCAATAACATCAATGATTACTGACTTCGGGATAGCATTATTCCTTTCAGTCATTGGCATGTATTACTTAATAAGGGAAAGTAACCTTGCAGGACTTTGGTTACTCGTTTTGGGTGTAATAAGTATCTACGGTACTTCAGAACAGCCTTATCTCTTTAATTATACTGCATACATGATAGCTCCATTAGCTGGTGCAGGAGTATTTTACATTATAGATAAAACTAAGGAATATAAAGCGAAAATTATTCCAATATTTGTGCTATCATTGGTAGGAATTTCACTTGTAGCAGACGCAGGTGCAGCAATAACTATGAGTAACGTTCCAAACGAAATAGTAACTTCTGCTAGTCCCTATCCTATAATTAATTATGCTTGGGTATCAGCATTAGATTGGATAAATCAGAAAACTTGTCCTCATGCATTCATACTAAGCTGGTGGGATTACGGATATTGGGAGGAAGTTATAGGAAATAGAAGCGTCATAGCAGAAAATAATACACTTAATGGTACCCAGATAAAGCTCATGGCTGAGATGTTCTTAAATAATGAGACTTTTGCTGCAACAGTACTAGAAAAAGATTTTCACTTATATCCTTATGGTAATCCTAATTATACTATCCCAGTTTACATAGTAGCTTACGATGCAGTGACTTCAGTTAATTCAAGTAGTGGAGAAGAATGGTACATAGGTTATCCATCAGATTTAGGTGGAGAGTTTTTAGGATATACAACATCCTTAGGAGATATAGGTAAGGCAATGGGTGCAATGACAGTAATCGCAGGATATCCAATAAATGAATATCTAAACACCAGTCTTATCACCTCTGAAATTTCATACTTAAATTCTACTTTAGGTAGCATAGCACAGTATGACCCAAGCGTCGCTACTGAATTAAACGAACTCTCAAGCATTATAGGTCAAGCATATCCACTTGCGTGGACTCCAAAGGCATATAACTCATTAATTGTTAACATGTTTGTTGAAGCTTTAGAAGGCACAGGATATCCAGTGATAGCGCCATTTAGCAGTAAATTGGAATTCAGCATAAGTGGTTTGCAAACAACACCAGGGACTCCGTTCCCAGAAATTCATATGGTTTATTTCCAACCAGTCTATGTAGCCTTATTCCCATGGGTTAAAGGACCTAATTATGAAACATATATAATGGTAATGATATACCAGTTTGTACAACCTGGGACAGTAATTCCAGAATGTGTTTATTACGGATAA
- a CDS encoding 30S ribosomal protein S27e, with translation MKKTKILIPEPKGKFIRVKCTNCGNEQVIFSHATFPVRCLACGTQLAYPTGGKAKIVGEIIKELG, from the coding sequence ATGAAGAAAACTAAGATCTTAATTCCAGAGCCTAAAGGAAAATTTATCAGAGTAAAATGTACTAATTGTGGTAACGAGCAAGTAATTTTTAGCCATGCGACTTTTCCAGTAAGGTGCTTAGCTTGTGGAACACAACTGGCTTATCCTACTGGTGGTAAAGCAAAAATAGTTGGCGAGATAATTAAAGAACTGGGTTAA
- a CDS encoding translation initiation factor IF-2 subunit alpha translates to MIYNKHPLPREGDILIATVKQVFDYGSYVTLDEYGNLQAFLPWSEISTRWVKNIRDVIKEGRKIVVKVIRVDRKKGTVDVSLKKVNDDERRKKNAEWKKLQKTDKILELVSQKLGKTEKEAWEQVAWKLESKYGDVFDALQKAVKEGDKILRDAGVPEIWIKPLIEEASKHSEEKKVKESKVVVVKTLDPNGVEKIRSLFGKAVEGEEDTDFTIKIYTIGAPRYRVDVTGTEPKAVAERLNSIIEKLQEIAKEEGVEISVQK, encoded by the coding sequence ATGATATATAATAAGCATCCTCTTCCAAGAGAAGGAGATATTTTAATCGCAACTGTTAAGCAAGTTTTTGATTACGGAAGTTATGTTACTCTTGACGAGTATGGAAATTTACAAGCATTTTTACCTTGGAGTGAAATAAGTACTAGATGGGTTAAAAATATTCGTGATGTTATAAAGGAAGGAAGGAAAATAGTAGTTAAAGTTATTCGTGTAGATAGAAAGAAAGGAACAGTTGACGTATCTTTAAAGAAAGTTAATGATGACGAAAGAAGGAAAAAGAATGCCGAATGGAAAAAACTACAAAAAACGGACAAAATTCTTGAGTTAGTTTCGCAAAAACTGGGAAAGACAGAAAAAGAAGCTTGGGAACAAGTTGCTTGGAAATTAGAAAGCAAATATGGAGATGTTTTTGATGCTTTACAAAAAGCAGTAAAGGAAGGAGATAAAATATTAAGAGATGCTGGAGTTCCTGAGATATGGATAAAACCACTAATAGAAGAAGCTTCCAAACATAGTGAAGAAAAGAAAGTAAAAGAATCAAAAGTTGTTGTAGTTAAAACGCTAGATCCAAACGGAGTAGAAAAAATTAGGAGTTTATTCGGAAAGGCAGTAGAAGGAGAAGAAGATACAGATTTTACAATAAAGATTTACACAATAGGTGCTCCTAGATATAGGGTTGATGTTACTGGCACTGAACCTAAAGCCGTTGCAGAAAGATTAAATTCTATTATAGAAAAGCTCCAAGAAATTGCTAAGGAAGAAGGAGTAGAAATAAGTGTACAAAAATGA
- a CDS encoding 50S ribosomal protein L44e — protein MKVPKTITTYCPKCKTHTPHSVSLYKGGKRRTLAEGQRRYDRKNLGYGGQRKPEQKRFAKVTKKAVLMLKCTKCGYVIMKPGMRIKKMEIVEVAK, from the coding sequence ATGAAAGTTCCCAAGACGATAACTACATATTGCCCAAAGTGCAAAACTCATACACCGCACTCAGTATCTCTTTACAAAGGAGGTAAAAGAAGGACTCTAGCTGAAGGTCAAAGAAGATATGATAGGAAGAACTTAGGATATGGAGGTCAAAGAAAGCCAGAGCAAAAAAGATTTGCAAAAGTAACTAAAAAAGCAGTATTAATGTTAAAGTGCACTAAATGCGGTTATGTAATAATGAAACCTGGAATGAGAATAAAGAAGATGGAGATAGTAGAGGTGGCTAAGTAA